From the Gallaecimonas kandeliae genome, one window contains:
- the creD gene encoding cell envelope integrity protein CreD, protein MSRPPSITSKALAVGLLAILLLIPVFLVQLVISERADRRNQVVNEIASTWGRAQQLTGPVLAIPGEHRVQRQDGTWQSQAYTSYFLPKTLRLNAEVSPELRRRSLYETAVYAADLKIQGQFDLDELARHLGDNPELMPQKAELLFGITDMKGVKDNIQLVLGGDKLPLTPGVSSGPVHSGVAAPLDLSGKAGALPFDLKLSLRGSSRLSFLPVGEQTQVQVSSSWPSPSFDGAFLPAERTLSSQGFEAHWQVLHFNRNYPQFFQAGQYQLGGSDFGVSFLVTADSYQQAMRISKYAILVIALTFMTLFFVEALLKRRVHPLQYLLVGLALGVFYILLLAFSEHIGFGPAYLVASLATITLIGCYSLAVLGSRRLAALVAGVLTLLYGYIYVILQLEDMALLMGAVGLFAVLALVMYLTRRLDWYALD, encoded by the coding sequence ATGTCTAGACCCCCTTCCATTACCTCCAAGGCCCTGGCCGTCGGGCTCCTGGCCATACTGCTGTTGATCCCCGTCTTCCTGGTGCAGCTGGTGATCAGCGAGCGGGCCGACCGCCGCAACCAGGTGGTCAACGAGATTGCCTCCACCTGGGGCCGGGCCCAGCAGCTGACCGGGCCTGTGCTGGCCATACCGGGCGAGCACCGCGTGCAGCGCCAGGACGGCACCTGGCAAAGCCAGGCCTACACCAGCTACTTCCTGCCCAAGACCCTGCGGCTGAATGCCGAGGTTTCCCCGGAGCTGCGCCGGCGCAGCCTCTACGAGACCGCTGTCTATGCCGCCGACCTCAAGATCCAGGGCCAGTTCGACCTGGATGAATTGGCCCGTCACCTGGGCGACAACCCCGAGCTGATGCCGCAGAAGGCGGAGCTGTTGTTCGGCATCACCGACATGAAAGGGGTCAAGGACAATATCCAGCTGGTCTTGGGCGGCGATAAGCTGCCCCTGACCCCTGGGGTGAGCAGCGGCCCAGTGCACTCAGGGGTGGCCGCCCCCCTGGATCTCAGCGGCAAGGCCGGCGCCTTGCCCTTCGACCTCAAGCTGTCCTTGCGGGGCTCCAGCCGGCTGAGCTTCCTGCCGGTGGGAGAGCAGACCCAGGTCCAGGTCAGCTCCAGTTGGCCCAGTCCCAGCTTCGACGGCGCCTTCCTGCCTGCGGAGCGGACCCTGAGCAGCCAGGGCTTCGAGGCCCACTGGCAGGTGCTGCACTTCAACCGCAACTACCCCCAGTTTTTCCAGGCGGGCCAATACCAGCTCGGCGGCAGCGACTTCGGGGTCAGCTTCCTGGTCACCGCCGACAGCTACCAGCAGGCCATGCGCATCAGCAAATACGCCATACTGGTGATCGCCCTGACCTTCATGACCCTCTTCTTCGTCGAAGCCCTGTTGAAACGCCGGGTTCATCCCCTCCAGTACCTGCTGGTGGGGCTGGCCTTGGGGGTCTTCTACATACTGCTGCTGGCCTTCAGCGAGCATATCGGCTTTGGCCCCGCCTACCTGGTCGCCAGCCTGGCCACCATCACCCTCATCGGCTGCTATAGCCTGGCGGTGCTGGGCAGCCGGCGGTTGGCCGCCCTGGTGGCGGGGGTACTGACGCTGCTCTACGGCTACATCTACGTCATCCTGCAGCTCGAAGACATGGCGCTGCTGATGGGGGCCGTCGGCCTGTTCGCCGTGCTGGCGCTGGTGATGTATCTGACCCGCCGCCTGGACTGGTACGCCCTGGACTGA
- the bioH gene encoding pimeloyl-ACP methyl ester esterase BioH: MSAPTLVMLHGWGVNGAVFSSLLPHLQGLDLRVVDLPGFGDAAHEPAHDQIDALARAVAAKVPDGAVWLGWSLGGLVATQAALEGHGNPRALITLASSPAFLADSGWPGIKPLVLAQFADALDGDIGVVIDRFLAIQAMGAPSAKADIKALRQRVVERPLPSHAALAGGLKILEETDLRGRLEEVEQPFLRLYGRLDALVPGKQQPLVDALAPQSQSLVFEHASHAPFISHPQETAKAIRDFVTGL, from the coding sequence ATGTCAGCACCCACCTTGGTGATGCTGCACGGTTGGGGGGTCAACGGTGCAGTCTTTTCTTCCCTTCTGCCCCATCTGCAGGGCCTGGATCTAAGGGTGGTCGATCTGCCCGGTTTTGGCGACGCCGCCCATGAGCCCGCCCATGACCAGATCGACGCCCTGGCCAGGGCCGTGGCCGCCAAGGTGCCGGATGGGGCCGTCTGGTTGGGCTGGTCCCTGGGGGGCCTGGTGGCGACCCAGGCGGCGTTGGAAGGCCATGGCAACCCAAGGGCCTTGATCACCCTGGCCTCCAGCCCGGCCTTCCTGGCAGATAGCGGCTGGCCCGGCATCAAGCCCCTGGTATTGGCGCAGTTCGCCGATGCCCTAGATGGCGACATAGGGGTGGTGATAGACCGCTTCCTGGCCATCCAGGCCATGGGTGCCCCCAGTGCCAAGGCCGACATCAAGGCGCTGCGCCAGAGGGTAGTGGAGCGGCCCCTGCCCAGCCACGCCGCCCTGGCCGGCGGCCTCAAGATCCTCGAAGAGACCGACCTGCGCGGCCGGCTAGAAGAGGTCGAGCAGCCTTTCCTGCGCCTCTACGGCCGCCTCGACGCCCTGGTGCCCGGCAAGCAGCAGCCCCTGGTGGACGCCCTGGCCCCCCAGAGCCAGAGCCTAGTGTTCGAGCACGCCTCCCATGCCCCTTTCATCTCCCATCCACAAGAAACGGCCAAGGCCATACGGGACTTTGTGACCGGGCTCTAA
- a CDS encoding LytTR family DNA-binding domain-containing protein, whose protein sequence is MIRTALNAYAGCYRRNMRFVIATLALTGLFTVVNSLSYISDHARAGHPIPWGEPVLFESTSATAILIMLPLIIWLGEAWPLTKAAWFRQLPRYLLASFAFSAGHVTLMVLMRDLLFGPLFGGSYHFFGGGYGAIPYEYWKDVRTFIMLLACFFLMRDALAARQAKTKGTLVELRSGATRILLDPAEFLFARGAANYAEIITATGESLARVTLKELEEKLAAKGVAATRVHRSVLVNSAAIQKLDPLPGGDLQLTLKGGHQLRASRRYRAGLEAVIGQ, encoded by the coding sequence ATGATAAGGACAGCACTCAACGCCTATGCCGGCTGTTACCGGCGCAACATGCGCTTCGTCATCGCCACCCTGGCGCTGACGGGGCTCTTTACCGTCGTCAACAGCCTCTCCTACATCAGCGACCATGCCAGGGCCGGCCACCCCATCCCCTGGGGCGAGCCTGTGCTTTTCGAGAGCACCAGCGCCACTGCCATTCTCATCATGCTGCCCCTTATCATCTGGCTGGGGGAGGCCTGGCCGCTGACCAAAGCCGCCTGGTTCAGGCAGTTGCCGCGTTACCTCCTGGCAAGCTTCGCCTTCTCGGCCGGGCACGTCACCCTGATGGTGCTGATGCGGGACCTGCTGTTCGGCCCCCTCTTCGGTGGCAGTTATCACTTTTTCGGCGGCGGCTACGGCGCCATCCCCTATGAGTATTGGAAGGATGTCCGCACCTTCATCATGCTGCTGGCCTGCTTTTTCCTGATGAGGGACGCCCTGGCCGCACGCCAAGCCAAGACGAAAGGCACCCTGGTGGAATTGAGGAGCGGGGCTACGCGCATCCTGCTCGATCCGGCCGAGTTTTTGTTTGCGCGGGGGGCGGCCAACTATGCCGAGATAATCACTGCCACGGGGGAAAGCCTGGCCCGCGTCACCCTCAAGGAGCTGGAGGAGAAGCTGGCAGCAAAAGGGGTGGCGGCCACCCGGGTGCACAGATCGGTGCTGGTCAACAGCGCCGCCATCCAGAAGCTCGACCCCCTGCCCGGTGGCGACCTGCAGCTGACGCTCAAAGGGGGACATCAGCTGCGTGCCAGCCGCCGTTACCGGGCGGGGCTCGAAGCGGTGATAGGGCAATAA
- a CDS encoding ComF family protein: MSSEIARILARLARQAKPGGRCWLCLEPSPDPLCPHCLADLPKPGRRCQRCGEPGPDPCRRCLAKPPPFDAVHYGCPYGPPLDALIHSFKYQRQWWLDAALCQPLLAALGGAEMPDCLLPVPLHWSRQLWRGFNQAELIAWQLGKALQLPVRCDLLRRPRRTRSQQGLTRTARLRNLKGAFALKGSPPGHVALVDDVMTTGSTAAALARLLKAAGCHKVQLWCLARA; the protein is encoded by the coding sequence ATGTCCTCCGAAATCGCCCGCATCCTAGCCCGGCTGGCCCGCCAAGCCAAGCCCGGCGGCCGCTGCTGGCTCTGCCTGGAGCCGAGCCCAGACCCGCTCTGCCCCCATTGCCTGGCGGATCTGCCCAAGCCGGGGCGCCGTTGCCAGCGCTGCGGCGAGCCGGGGCCCGATCCCTGCCGCCGCTGCCTGGCCAAACCGCCACCCTTCGACGCCGTCCACTACGGCTGCCCCTACGGCCCGCCTCTTGACGCCCTGATCCACAGCTTCAAGTACCAACGCCAATGGTGGTTGGACGCCGCCCTATGCCAGCCGCTGCTGGCAGCCCTGGGCGGCGCCGAGATGCCCGACTGCCTGCTGCCGGTGCCATTGCACTGGTCGCGGCAGCTGTGGCGGGGCTTCAACCAGGCAGAGCTCATCGCCTGGCAGTTGGGAAAGGCCCTGCAATTACCGGTACGCTGTGACCTGCTGCGCCGCCCAAGGCGTACCCGCAGCCAGCAAGGGCTGACCAGGACGGCCCGCCTCAGAAATCTCAAGGGGGCCTTCGCCCTCAAGGGCAGTCCCCCCGGCCATGTGGCTTTGGTGGACGACGTCATGACCACCGGCAGCACGGCCGCCGCCCTGGCCCGGCTGCTCAAGGCGGCGGGTTGTCACAAGGTGCAGCTCTGGTGCCTGGCCAGGGCGTGA
- a CDS encoding acyltransferase family protein, with protein sequence MQTTDINRRRYDLDWLRVIAFGLLIFYHVGMFYVPWDWHVKSTYVTTAPEGPMMLLNPWRLSLLFLISGVALRYAADKVPALRFTASRFFKLFIPLVFGMAVIVAPQSYFQLLRLHEIGPGFLAFWPRYLGHEHFSVMVPTWNHLWYVAYLIVYTLVAMALMPALRRLAKWLDRDSVERALSGGRILVLPLLPFILYRFTTDYWFPTTHALVDDWNAHANFFTIFLYGLLLAKNGAFWRAVQSQWRLCLAVAVGLGVVLTPVWSHWDAWMQDKPVLIVIAQAARVFYAWAAILSLLGAAQAYLNRPSPLLSYLTRAIFPFYILHQTLIVVFGVWLSRYQLGAVPEFLALVGLTSLGCIGLYEYLIRPLPWLRPLFGVFGEAPSLKALRAKALGQKAPAAGTAWQGASTEERS encoded by the coding sequence ATGCAAACCACCGATATCAACCGGCGCCGCTACGACCTGGATTGGCTGCGCGTCATCGCCTTCGGTCTGCTGATCTTCTACCACGTCGGCATGTTCTACGTGCCCTGGGATTGGCACGTCAAAAGCACCTACGTCACCACGGCGCCCGAGGGGCCCATGATGTTGCTCAACCCCTGGCGGCTGTCCCTGCTGTTCTTGATTTCCGGGGTGGCGTTGCGCTACGCCGCCGACAAGGTGCCGGCGCTGCGTTTCACCGCCAGCCGCTTTTTCAAGCTGTTCATTCCCCTTGTCTTCGGCATGGCGGTGATAGTGGCGCCCCAGTCTTACTTTCAGCTGCTGCGACTGCACGAGATAGGGCCCGGTTTCCTGGCCTTCTGGCCCCGTTACCTGGGCCATGAGCATTTCAGCGTCATGGTGCCGACCTGGAACCACCTCTGGTATGTGGCCTATCTCATCGTCTATACCCTGGTCGCCATGGCACTGATGCCGGCCTTGAGGCGCCTGGCCAAGTGGCTCGACAGGGACAGCGTCGAAAGGGCGTTGTCGGGGGGGCGCATACTGGTGCTGCCGCTGCTGCCCTTCATCCTCTACCGCTTCACCACCGACTACTGGTTCCCGACGACCCACGCCCTGGTGGACGACTGGAATGCCCACGCCAACTTCTTCACCATCTTCCTCTACGGCCTGCTGTTGGCCAAGAACGGGGCCTTCTGGCGGGCGGTGCAAAGCCAGTGGCGGCTGTGCCTGGCGGTAGCGGTGGGCCTCGGCGTGGTGCTGACACCGGTCTGGAGCCATTGGGACGCCTGGATGCAAGACAAGCCCGTCTTGATCGTCATCGCCCAGGCGGCCCGCGTCTTCTATGCCTGGGCGGCCATCCTCAGCCTGCTGGGGGCGGCACAGGCCTATCTCAACAGGCCCAGCCCCCTGCTCTCCTACCTCACCAGGGCCATATTCCCCTTCTACATACTGCACCAGACGCTGATCGTGGTCTTCGGTGTCTGGCTCAGCCGCTACCAGCTGGGCGCAGTGCCGGAATTCCTGGCGCTGGTGGGCCTCACCAGCCTCGGCTGCATCGGCCTCTACGAGTACCTGATCCGGCCCCTGCCCTGGCTCAGGCCGCTGTTCGGCGTCTTCGGTGAGGCCCCTTCCCTGAAGGCGCTCAGGGCCAAGGCACTGGGCCAGAAGGCCCCGGCCGCCGGCACGGCCTGGCAGGGAGCTTCAACGGAAGAAAGGAGTTGA
- a CDS encoding Tex family protein: MINKKIAEELGVREAQVSAAVALLDEGSTVPFIARYRKEATEGLDDTQLRNLESRLGYLRELEERRQAILKSIEEQGKLTDPLKRDILGADTKTVLEELYLPYKPKRRTKGQIAIENGLEPLAEELLGNAGANPELLAAQYLTEEVADTKAALEGARYILMERFAEDAGLLEKVRNYIWGNAQIEAKVMAGKEVEGAKFSDYFAHAEPLAKVPSHRALAMLRGRNEGILALAINADPGQEEAVKSSYCELIIAKHLGLSLSDSPRDQWLRQVISWTWRIKILMYMETELMGRIREAAEAEAIKVFGDNLKDLLMAAPAGPKVVMGLDPGIRTGCKVALVDQTGKLLGTTTIYPFEPKRQYAQSVEALELLCRKFKVDLIAIGNGTASRETDRLVADMFKKAPDLKATKVVVSEAGASVYSASEFAAAEFPDLDVSLRGAVSIARRLQDPLAELVKIDPKSIGVGQYQHDVNQGQLAKTLDAVVEDCVNGVGVDLNTASIPLLARVSGLNKTLATNLVAWRDENGAFKSRKQLLKVPRLGPKAFEQCAGFLRIMNGDNPLDASGVHPEAYPVVERIKAATGKVESALIGNSDVLRRLKPGDFVDQQFGLPTVTDILKELDKPGRDPRPEFKTAAFADGVETLNDLKPGMVLEGVVTNVTNFGAFVDIGVHQDGLVHISAMSEKRINDPREVVKAGLVVKVKVMEVDIPRKRIGLSMRLNDQPGQQGGGQARGNGGGRPERSSPKARPVAQDSGNSAMADALKAALKR, encoded by the coding sequence ATGATCAATAAGAAAATTGCCGAGGAACTGGGCGTCCGCGAAGCCCAGGTCAGCGCCGCCGTCGCCCTGCTGGACGAAGGGTCCACAGTGCCCTTCATCGCCCGCTACCGTAAGGAAGCCACAGAGGGCCTGGACGACACCCAGCTGCGTAACCTCGAGTCCCGCCTGGGTTACCTGCGCGAATTGGAAGAGCGCCGCCAGGCCATCCTCAAGAGCATCGAAGAGCAGGGCAAACTCACAGATCCCCTGAAGCGGGACATCCTCGGCGCCGACACCAAGACGGTGCTGGAAGAACTCTACCTGCCCTACAAGCCCAAGCGCCGCACCAAGGGCCAGATCGCCATCGAAAACGGCCTGGAACCCCTGGCCGAAGAGCTGCTCGGCAACGCCGGCGCCAACCCTGAGCTTCTCGCCGCCCAGTACCTCACAGAAGAGGTCGCCGACACCAAGGCCGCCCTGGAAGGGGCCCGCTACATCCTCATGGAGCGCTTCGCCGAAGACGCGGGCCTGCTGGAAAAGGTGCGCAATTACATCTGGGGCAACGCCCAGATCGAAGCCAAGGTCATGGCCGGCAAGGAAGTGGAAGGCGCCAAGTTCAGCGACTATTTCGCCCATGCCGAGCCCCTGGCCAAGGTGCCGTCGCACCGGGCCCTGGCCATGCTGCGCGGCCGTAACGAGGGCATACTGGCGCTCGCCATCAACGCCGACCCGGGCCAGGAAGAGGCGGTCAAGAGCAGCTACTGCGAGCTCATCATCGCCAAGCACCTGGGCCTTTCCTTAAGTGACAGCCCGCGCGATCAATGGCTCAGGCAGGTGATCAGCTGGACCTGGCGCATCAAGATCCTGATGTACATGGAAACCGAGCTGATGGGCCGCATCCGCGAGGCCGCGGAAGCCGAGGCCATCAAGGTGTTCGGCGACAACCTCAAGGATCTCTTGATGGCCGCCCCCGCCGGGCCCAAGGTGGTGATGGGCCTGGATCCCGGCATCCGCACCGGCTGCAAGGTGGCCCTGGTGGACCAGACCGGCAAGCTGCTGGGCACCACCACCATCTACCCCTTCGAACCCAAGCGCCAGTACGCCCAGTCCGTCGAGGCCCTGGAGCTCTTGTGCCGCAAGTTCAAGGTGGATTTGATTGCCATCGGTAACGGCACCGCCAGCCGCGAGACCGACCGCCTGGTGGCGGACATGTTCAAGAAGGCCCCGGACCTCAAGGCCACCAAGGTGGTGGTGAGCGAAGCGGGCGCCTCCGTCTATTCCGCTTCCGAGTTCGCCGCCGCCGAGTTCCCGGATCTGGACGTATCCCTGCGCGGCGCCGTCTCCATAGCCCGCCGCCTCCAGGACCCCCTGGCCGAGTTGGTGAAGATCGACCCCAAGTCCATCGGCGTGGGCCAGTACCAGCACGACGTCAACCAGGGCCAGTTGGCCAAGACCCTGGACGCCGTGGTGGAGGACTGCGTCAACGGCGTCGGCGTCGATCTCAACACCGCCTCCATACCGCTGCTGGCCAGGGTGTCCGGCCTCAACAAGACCTTGGCCACCAACCTGGTGGCCTGGCGTGACGAGAACGGCGCCTTCAAGAGCCGCAAGCAGCTGCTCAAGGTGCCGCGCCTGGGGCCCAAGGCCTTCGAACAGTGCGCCGGCTTCCTGCGCATCATGAACGGCGACAACCCCCTGGACGCCTCAGGGGTGCACCCCGAGGCCTACCCCGTGGTGGAACGGATCAAGGCCGCCACCGGCAAGGTCGAGTCGGCGCTGATCGGCAACTCGGACGTGCTGCGCCGCCTCAAGCCCGGCGACTTCGTTGACCAGCAGTTCGGCCTGCCCACAGTCACCGACATCTTGAAGGAACTGGACAAGCCGGGCCGTGACCCACGCCCCGAGTTCAAGACTGCCGCCTTCGCCGACGGCGTCGAGACCCTCAACGACCTCAAGCCCGGCATGGTGCTGGAAGGGGTGGTGACCAACGTCACCAACTTCGGCGCCTTCGTGGACATCGGCGTCCACCAGGACGGCCTGGTGCACATCAGCGCCATGAGCGAGAAGCGCATCAACGATCCCCGCGAGGTGGTCAAAGCCGGCCTGGTGGTCAAGGTCAAGGTGATGGAGGTGGACATCCCCCGCAAACGCATCGGCCTGTCCATGCGCCTTAACGATCAGCCCGGCCAGCAAGGCGGTGGCCAAGCCCGCGGCAACGGCGGCGGCCGCCCCGAGCGGAGCAGCCCCAAGGCCAGGCCCGTGGCCCAGGACAGCGGCAACTCGGCCATGGCCGACGCCTTGAAGGCGGCGCTGAAACGCTGA
- a CDS encoding flagellar biosynthesis protein FlgE: MTSTSAIQSGINLQLTAQQRASDAAYTLARGNVDVEPLMQLEVAKQESGAAAKVIKTADEMLGTIIDTTA, from the coding sequence ATGACGTCGACTTCAGCCATCCAAAGCGGTATCAACCTGCAGCTCACCGCCCAGCAGCGGGCCAGTGACGCCGCCTATACCCTGGCCCGTGGCAACGTGGACGTGGAGCCCCTGATGCAGTTGGAAGTGGCCAAGCAGGAATCCGGCGCCGCCGCCAAGGTGATCAAGACCGCCGACGAGATGCTGGGCACCATCATCGACACCACGGCCTAA
- the dauA gene encoding C4-dicarboxylic acid transporter DauA, with product MAHRAHLFSLRIAHALREACLQEAYSKARFGKDLLAGLTVGIIAIPLSMALAIASGVAPQHGLYTAIIAGFLIALTGGSRFSISGPTAAFVVILYPIAQQYGLGGLLLASILAGVLLVAMALLRLGRFIEYIPEAVTLGFTGGIAVVIATLQIKDFLGLKLGPMPEDYLHKLLALGQALPTVHWPSLLVALSTLAVLLLWPRLKTPVPPHLPAVLLGTLLAYGLNQAGLGVETIGSRFSYLLPDGSSGAGIPPVLPYFEWPWQQAGADGKPLVLSWQLVRDLLPAAFAIAMLGAIESLLCAVVLDGMTGRRHSANSELLGQGIGNIVTPFFGGITATAAIARSAANFKAGATSPLSAMIHAGVVLLGLVALAPWLAFLPMPAMAALLMLVAWNMSEAPKSLHMLRTAPKGDLWVLLTCFSLTVLMDMVIAITAGILLAAVLFMKEIAEMTKVSDLSQNRKLVPAPLPEGWLAYKVSGPLFFAAADKVFGELSLLARDAKVVVLQLDAVPILDAGGLAAFNRFISSCRKADTEIRVAELQFQPLRTLARAGMKPIEGALSFHPSLEAALA from the coding sequence TTGGCCCATCGCGCCCATCTCTTTTCACTCCGTATCGCCCATGCCCTGCGGGAAGCCTGCCTGCAGGAAGCCTATTCCAAGGCCCGCTTCGGCAAGGATCTGCTGGCGGGGCTCACCGTCGGCATCATCGCCATACCCCTGTCCATGGCCCTGGCCATCGCCAGTGGCGTGGCGCCCCAGCACGGCCTCTATACGGCGATCATCGCCGGCTTCCTGATCGCCCTCACCGGCGGCTCCCGTTTCTCCATCTCGGGGCCCACGGCCGCCTTCGTGGTGATCCTCTACCCCATAGCCCAGCAATACGGCCTGGGCGGCCTGCTGCTGGCCTCTATCCTGGCCGGTGTGCTGCTGGTGGCCATGGCACTGCTGCGGCTCGGGCGTTTCATCGAATACATTCCGGAGGCGGTGACCCTGGGCTTCACCGGCGGTATCGCCGTGGTGATCGCCACCTTGCAGATCAAGGACTTCCTTGGCCTCAAGCTGGGCCCCATGCCGGAGGACTACCTGCACAAGCTGTTGGCCCTGGGCCAGGCTCTACCGACGGTGCATTGGCCCAGCCTGCTGGTGGCGCTCAGCACCCTGGCCGTGCTGCTGCTCTGGCCCAGGCTCAAGACGCCGGTGCCGCCGCACCTGCCGGCGGTGCTGCTCGGCACCCTGCTGGCCTACGGCCTCAACCAGGCTGGCCTTGGCGTCGAGACCATAGGTTCGCGCTTCAGCTACCTGCTGCCGGACGGCAGCAGCGGCGCCGGCATACCCCCTGTGCTGCCCTATTTCGAATGGCCCTGGCAGCAGGCCGGCGCCGACGGCAAACCCCTGGTGCTGAGCTGGCAACTGGTGCGGGATCTGCTGCCGGCGGCCTTTGCCATCGCCATGCTGGGTGCCATCGAATCCCTGCTCTGCGCCGTGGTGCTGGACGGCATGACGGGCCGGCGCCACAGTGCCAACAGCGAGTTGCTTGGCCAGGGCATCGGCAACATCGTCACCCCCTTCTTCGGCGGCATCACCGCCACGGCCGCCATCGCCCGCTCCGCCGCCAACTTCAAGGCCGGCGCCACCTCGCCGTTGTCGGCCATGATCCATGCCGGGGTGGTGCTGTTGGGGCTGGTGGCCCTGGCGCCCTGGCTGGCTTTCCTGCCCATGCCGGCCATGGCGGCGCTCTTGATGCTGGTGGCCTGGAACATGAGCGAGGCGCCCAAGTCCTTGCACATGCTGAGGACGGCTCCCAAAGGGGATCTCTGGGTGCTGCTGACCTGTTTCTCCCTGACGGTGCTGATGGACATGGTGATCGCCATCACCGCCGGCATACTGCTGGCGGCGGTGCTCTTCATGAAGGAGATCGCCGAGATGACCAAGGTCAGCGACCTCAGCCAGAACCGCAAGCTGGTGCCGGCGCCGCTGCCGGAAGGCTGGCTGGCCTACAAGGTCAGCGGCCCCCTCTTCTTCGCGGCCGCCGACAAGGTGTTCGGAGAATTGTCCCTGCTGGCCAGGGACGCCAAGGTCGTGGTCTTGCAGCTGGATGCCGTGCCCATCCTCGATGCCGGCGGCCTGGCCGCCTTCAACCGCTTCATCAGCAGCTGCCGCAAGGCCGACACCGAGATCCGGGTCGCCGAACTGCAGTTCCAGCCTCTGCGCACCCTGGCCAGGGCCGGCATGAAGCCCATCGAAGGCGCCCTTTCCTTCCACCCCAGCCTGGAGGCGGCCCTGGCCTGA
- a CDS encoding PKD domain-containing protein, translating into MVTLSAAQSSSPVSGDSLSYQWRQTTGPSVTLSSATASSLSFTAPTVSSDTQLSFELVVSNGRVASKAAQANISVQHKAPAKSGGGGGAMGWLLLLLGGALAARRKA; encoded by the coding sequence GTGGTCACCCTCAGTGCCGCCCAGAGCAGTTCACCGGTGTCTGGTGACAGCCTGAGCTACCAGTGGCGCCAGACGACGGGCCCTTCCGTGACATTGAGCAGCGCCACGGCGTCGAGCCTCTCCTTCACGGCTCCTACCGTCAGCAGCGACACCCAGCTCAGCTTCGAACTGGTGGTCAGCAACGGCAGGGTAGCCAGCAAGGCGGCCCAGGCCAACATCAGTGTCCAGCACAAGGCACCGGCCAAGTCCGGCGGTGGCGGCGGTGCCATGGGTTGGTTGCTGTTGCTGCTGGGCGGAGCCCTGGCAGCGAGAAGAAAGGCTTGA